Proteins encoded together in one Quercus lobata isolate SW786 chromosome 3, ValleyOak3.0 Primary Assembly, whole genome shotgun sequence window:
- the LOC115979852 gene encoding eukaryotic translation initiation factor 3 subunit A-like has protein sequence MTTFAKPENALKRAEELINVGQKQNALQALHDLITSRRYRAWQKTLERIMFKYVELCVDMRRGRFAKDGLIQYRIVCQQVNVNSLEEVIKHFMHLSTEKAEQARSQAEALEEALDVDDLEADKRPEDLMLSYVSGEKGKDRSDRELVTPWFKFLWETYRTVLEILRNNSKLEALYAMTAHRAFQFCKQYKRTTEFRRLCEIIRNHLSNLNKYRDQRDRPDLSAPESLQLYLDTRFEQLKIATELELWQEAFRSVEDIHGLMCMVKKTPKSSLMVVYYAKLTEIFWISSSHLYHAYAWLKLFTLQKSFNKNLSQKDLQLIASSVVLAALSVPPYTHRRGSSHLELQNEKERNLRMANLIGFNLDPKVDGGEVLSRSNILSELVLKGVLSCATQEVKDLYHLLEHEFLPLDLASKIQPLLVKISKLGGKLSSASSVHEVQLSQYVPALEKLATLRLLQQVSRVYQTLKIESLSQMIPFFDFPVVEKISVDAVKHNFIAMKVDHIKGVVLFGNLGLESDGFQDHLTVFAGSLDKARTMIYPPVKKASKLGEMLPGLADLVDKEHKRLLARKSIIEKRKEEQELLLLEMERNAELKRRKQQQIAEEEEKKRLASEVEKRKNQMILEEIRDKELEQAKALLEDVGKQRKKKIKKSFLDGENVTKQAIMEMALSEQLRERQETEKKLLKLAKTMDHLERAKREEAAPLIEAAFQQRLVEEKVLHEREQQLEVELSRQHHDGDLKEKNRLARMLENKTIFQEKVVQRRQSEFDRLREDRDRQIQQMLQARRQERDAIRKKIFYVRTEEEKQRKLQEEEEARKREEAERQRKIEEERRAKLDEIAEKQRQRERELEEKERQRREALLGRSTDGPSRPSEPVGSHPSEPVATAPAAAAAAAATGAGAPPSAGKYVPRFRRPEVSAQAPPPEPDRWGSSRPDDRTSQPGDRWRSDDRRPSFGAGGGSKSTWSSSRVPPRGGGSAR, from the exons ATGACGACTTTTGCCAAACCAGAGAATGCTTTAAAGCGAGCTGAAG AGCTGATAAATGTTGGGCAGAAACAAAATGCCTTGCAAGCCCTTCATGACCTTATAACATCAAGGAGGTATCGAGCATGGCAAAAGACACTTGAAAGGATTATGTTTAAATATGTAGAGCTCTGTGTTGACATGCGGAGGGGTAGGTTTGCCAAGGATGGTCTGATTCAATACCGCATTGTGTGTCAGCAAGTCAATGTTAATTCTTTGGAGGAGGTGATAAAACACTTCATGCATCTGTCCACTGAGAAAGCTGAGCAGGCTCGTAGTCAGGCTGAAGCCCTAGAAGAAGCTCTAGATGTAGATGACCTAGAAGCAGATAAAAGGCCAGAAGATTTGATGCTAAGTTATGTCAGTGGAGAGAAGGGAAAGGATAGGTCTGATCGCGAACTTGTTACCCCTTGGTTCAAGTTTTTGTGGGAGACCTATAGAACAGTGCTTGAAATCTTACGTAACAACTCAAAGTTGGAAGCACTTTACGCG ATGACAGCACACCGGGCTTTCCAGTTTTGCAAGCAATACAAACGGACAACAGAGTTTCGTAGGTTGTGTGAAATTATCAGGAATCATCTATCTAATCTTAACAAATACAGAGACCAAAGGGACCGACCTGACCTGTCTGCACCTGAGAGCTTGCAGCTGTATCTTGATACAAGATTTGAACAGCTAAAGATTGCTACTGAACTTGAACTGTGGCAG GAAGCTTTTCGTTCTGTGGAAGATATTCATGGATTGATGTGCATGGTTAAGAAAACCCCCAAGTCATCTTTGATGGTGGTTTATTATGCCAAGCTAACAGAAATTTTCTGGATCTCATCTAGCCATCTATATCATGCTTATGCGTGGTTGAAGCTTTTTACCCTTCAGAAAAGCTTCAATAAGAATTTAAGTCAGAAGGATTTGCAATTGATAGCATCATCTGTTGTATTGGCTGCACTCTCAGTGCCGCCCTATACTCACAGACGCGGTTCATCCCATTTGGAACTTCAAAATGAGAAGGAACGCAACTTGAGGATGGCTAATCTTATAGGATTCAATCTTGATCCTAAAGTTGATGGTGGAGAAGTG CTATCACGGTCAAACATTCTCTCAGAACTG GTGTTGAAAGGTGTATTGAGCTGTGCTACTCAGGAAGTAAAAGATCTTTATCATCTACTGGAGCATGAGTTTCTCCCTTTGGATCTTGCATCAAAGATACAGCCCTTGTTGGTTAAAATTTCAAAGCTTGGGGGTAAGCTTTCTTCAGCTTCCTCTGTTCATGAAGTTCAACTGTCTCAATATGTTCCTGCCCTGGAAAAGCTTGCTACCTTGAGGTTGCTTCAGCAG GTGTCTCGGGTGTATCAAACACTGAAAATTGAGAGTTTATCTCAGATGATCCCCTTTTTTGATTTTCCCGTTGTTGAGAAGATCTCTGTAGATGCTGTTAAACATAATTTCATAGCTATGAAAGTTGACCATATTAAGGGTGTTGTATTGTTTGGTAATTTG GGCCTTGAATCTGATGGCTTCCAGGATCACTTGACAGTCTTTGCTGGTTCATTAGATAAAGCAAGGACCATGATTTATCCACCTGTAAAGAAGGCATCAAAGCTAGGAGAAATGTTGCCTGGTTTGGCGGATCTTGTGGATAAGGAACACAAGAGACTTCTTGCTCGAAAATCAATCATTGAGAAAAGGAAGGAAGAGCAAGAACTTCTACTTTTGGAAATG GAACGAAATGCAGAGTTGAAAAGGAGAAAGCAACAGCAGATTGctgaagaggaagagaagaagaggctTGCATCTGAGGTTGAAAAGAGGAAGAATCAAATGATCCTTGAGGAAATTAGAGACAAGGAGCTTGAGCAAGCAAAAGCTCTACTTGAGGATGTTGGAAAGCAGCgcaagaagaagataaagaagtCGTTTTTAGACGGA GAAAATGTTACAAAGCAAGCTATAATGGAGATGGCCCTGAGTGAACAGCTGAGGGAGAGACAGGAAACAGAGAAGAAATTACTAAAACTAGCTAAAACCATGGATCATTTAGAAAGAGCAAAAAGAGAAGAGGCAGCTCCCTTGATTGAAGCTGCATTTCAGCAGCGTTTGGTGGAAGAGAAGGTGCTTCATGAACGTGAGCAGCAG CTAGAGGTTGAACTTAGCAGGCAGCACCATGATGGGGACCTCAAGGAGAAGAATAGGTTGGCAAGGATGTTGGAGAATAAG ACAATATTCCAGGAAAAGGTGGTGCAACGTCGGCAATCAGAGTTTGACCGACTTAGGGAGGACAGAGACAGGCAAATCCAGCAAATGCTTCAGGCCCGTCGGCAGGAGAGGGATGctattagaaagaaaatattttatgtgcGGACTGAGGAGGAAAAACAGAGAAAGCTGCAGGAAGAGGAGGAAGCTCGCAAGCGGGAAG AGGCTGAGAGGCAAAGGAAGATAGAAGAGGAACGCAGGGCAAAATTGGACGAGATTGCTGAGAAGCAAAGGCAAAGAGAGCGGGAAttagaggaaaaagaaaggcaGAGGAGAGAAGCTCTCTTGGGTAGATCAACTGACGGGCCTTCTAGGCCTTCTGAGCCTGTTGGCTCCCACCCATCTGAGCCAGTAGCTACAGCTCccgctgctgctgctgctgcagCTGCAACTGGTGCTGGTGCTCCACCATCTGCTGGAAAATATGTGCCTAGGTTCCGGAGACCTGAAGTCTCTGCGCAGGCTCCTCCTCCAGAACCAGATCGATGGGGCAGCAGCCGGCCGGACGATCGCACGTCCCAACCTGGTGATAGGTGGCGGAGTGATGACCGCAGGCCCTCTTTTGGTGCTGGTGGTGGCTCAAAGTCCACTTGGTCCTCATCTAGAGTCCCTCCACGTGGCGGTGGATCAGCACGCTGA
- the LOC115982009 gene encoding single-stranded DNA-binding protein, mitochondrial-like — MSSLAVRFSKLLRPSNSTTPTSSLVVSIQGCSKSWYSTMSFDGDNDGGKKDELEEDFDDLLGDKTELQPQGVDPRRGWGFRGVHKAIICGKVGQAPVQKILRNGRMVTIFTVGTGGMFDQRIVGTKDLPKPAQWHRIAVHNEPLGAYAVQQLVKNSSVYVEGDIETRVYNDSINGEVKNIPEICIRRDGKIRLIKTGESLSSISLDDLREGLL, encoded by the exons ATGAGTTCACTGGCTGTTCGATTCTCAAAGCTTCTCAGACCCTCTAATTCTACCACACCCACTTCTTCTcttg TTGTTAGCATACAAGGATGCTCGAAGTCCTGGTATTCGACTATGTCATTTGATGGTGATAATGATGGTGGAAAGAAGGATGAACTGGAAGAAGATTTTGATGACTTGCTTGGTGACAAGACAGAGTTACAACCCCAAGGTGTAGATCCTAGAAGGGGTTGGGGCTTCCGCGGCGTGCACAAG GCAATTATATGTGGAAAAGTTGGGCAAGCCCCTGTGCAGAAGATCTTGAGAAATGGTCGAATGGTTACTATCTTTACGGTTGGGACAGGGGGCATGTTTGACCAAAGAATTGTAGGAACAAAAGACTTGCCTAAACCAGCGCAGTGGCATCGAATTGCTGTGCATAATGAACCACTTGGGGCTTATGCGGTACAACAACTTGTTAAAAA CTCTTCAGTTTATGTTGAGGGGGATATCGAGACTAGAGTTTACAATGATAGCATCAATGGTGAGGTTAAAAACATCCCAGAGATATGTATTCGTCGTGATG GGAAGATTCGCCTTATAAAGACCGGAGAAAGTCTCAGCAGTATATCCTTGGACGATCTTC GAGAAGGGTTGCTTTAG